AAGGCTGACATCGGGGACAGATAGCAGCAGGTAATACAAATACAGTATTATTAATTATGTGGCCAACGCAGCCATTGTGTGAGCAATTGTCTGAGAGAAGAGAGCGCTGCTGGACCCGTCGTTACAATAGTGCTTAAATGAGTATTGAAACTGTTCAAAAAAAATTCAGAATCTATATTAGTCGAGTAATTGAAAGATGGGTTCATCAACTTGTTTGTAAACATCTTGACTTTACGAGTGTATCTGTGTGTTCCCCTCAGGTAAACCAGACGTTGCTCCTGCTCTATCTGGCCGTGTTCAGCGTTCACGTTCCAAAACGTCTGAGAGTTTTCCTTGTGTCGATTCCCGGTCCGAACCCCGCCCACTGGCCTGCTGCCCCCTCCCTGGCTCAGAGCCTCGGGCAGGGGGGCGACCTGGAGGCCCTGCAGCTCCCTCGCTCCTGGCTGGATTCCTTTTCCCTGAAGCGAGCCCTGGAGGGAAACAGCCCAAAGCACCTGAGCTTCAGCCGCTGCCCGGCGCTGTGGACGCAGGTGTTCCAGTCGCTGCTGGAGGGAGGAGTCAGAGACGCCAAGCAGCTGACCAGCCTGAACCTCAGCGGGATCAACAAGGTCCTCTACTCAGAGTGCAGGAGTGTGGAGGATCAGCTGGTTCCTGAGACTATGAGCCGCCTGGCAGCTGGTTGTTCCAACATTAgacagttaaacctgatgcacacacactaccaTCACGAGAGCTCACCTGGGCAGGGTGGAGAAACACACCTGTGTGCCAGCTTGGCCAAACTCACACATCTGCGCTCTCTCACACTGCCTGCCTGCGCCCTGTCAGACAGCTTAAACACACATCAAGTCTCTATAAACAACACTCCCTCCCCTTTGTTCCTGGGGTTAAAGAAGAATCCACGGGTGGGGCTCCAGAACTACAAGCCTGATTTAGAGTCCTCTCTGTCAGAGGACAGCACCTCGGGGCTCTCTCTGCTGTTAGCTGGCTGCCCTTTTCTAGAAACCTTAGAAGTCATCGGTCCCGGTTTTGTCTCCGCGCTGCCTCGGCTCGAGCCCTGCACTCGTGCCAGTGTGGAGCCTCGTGGCATGTGTGAGTGGGCGCGAGGAGTCGGCGACGCACACTTAGCAGCACTTGAGGCTTTGCCTAGATTGCGCCGTCTGAGTCTGGCGGGGCTTCCTGGGGTCCTGAAAGGGACTGGGCTGGTACAGCTGACCCAGCAGTGCAGAGACCTCAGGGTTTTATCCCTCGCCAACATGGGCTCACTAAAGACCATGAACTACTCCCCTGCCTTGCTGGATTCACTGAAACAGTGCACACAGCTACAGGAACTCAGGTTAGAAGATGTGTACCCTTCATTTACTGTGACACTGTGCCACAAATTGATTATTTGCATATCAATAACTAAACATGTTACCTTGAGTTCTTGAAGAAAACTTTTCTCGCAGCCTACACAGTAGACACGGAGTCTAGAAACAGAGAATATTCTTGACTGAATTCATAAATGGGATCTGCGTAAAACAACAGCACAACTCAATTAAAATGCATGTTTTGGGGAAATAGCACTAGATAAATGTTTTGGGAAATGATGTAAATGGATGTTTTAATAGATGTTTGCTTATGTTAAAcgtggatatatatatatatccactACAATATTAAGGGCAACAAACCAGTTAGTCCAATCACAGTCCATGTGTTTGCTCAGCTCAGTGTTCTGATTAATTGAACGTTGGTTGTCTGTGTGTTGTAGGTTAGAGCAGCCCTACCTGAATGCCAACGAGTCATTCTTCGAGGCTCTGTCCTGCTGCTCTCGTCTGCAGCGTCTCTGCCTTATCTCACGCAGCGGCACCTTCGACCCGTTGGCAGTAGAAAACTTCATGGAGCGATGCCGCCACGTCATCATGTGCCATATGTTCATGGGCGGCACCTTGGTGGCATGTCGCACACTGCAGAAAGTTCTTCTGAACAGGTTAGTGCTAGTGTGTGAGGACAAACTGTACGTCTGCATTAGAGGGATCTTTGAAGCGGGGTTGTATGAGGCCTGCACGACCCTAg
Above is a window of Pseudochaenichthys georgianus chromosome 1, fPseGeo1.2, whole genome shotgun sequence DNA encoding:
- the fbxl18 gene encoding F-box/LRR-repeat protein 18, which encodes MSRIVRGISEDMHRQIIQAVFDEDTMSSTSVGMSDLSDEILLCILRHVPVCDLMKNVANVCHKLHTLCHDKTLLTNVSLSEEYQADDVLVRSILKQLANHMQSLSLNGCYWLSGSTMELLARCRGVTHLDVTGCRITSLRLSRLLSSLSLLRSLAFDVTPGFNSAQLSSEAVDSLSRLSELRQTLLTPSYGVVPCCAQLRKLMLQFDISDVTREGIGVCCQLMMGQSSVPHYQQLEEFTARLAPGEVNQTLLLLYLAVFSVHVPKRLRVFLVSIPGPNPAHWPAAPSLAQSLGQGGDLEALQLPRSWLDSFSLKRALEGNSPKHLSFSRCPALWTQVFQSLLEGGVRDAKQLTSLNLSGINKVLYSECRSVEDQLVPETMSRLAAGCSNIRQLNLMHTHYHHESSPGQGGETHLCASLAKLTHLRSLTLPACALSDSLNTHQVSINNTPSPLFLGLKKNPRVGLQNYKPDLESSLSEDSTSGLSLLLAGCPFLETLEVIGPGFVSALPRLEPCTRASVEPRGMCEWARGVGDAHLAALEALPRLRRLSLAGLPGVLKGTGLVQLTQQCRDLRVLSLANMGSLKTMNYSPALLDSLKQCTQLQELRLEQPYLNANESFFEALSCCSRLQRLCLISRSGTFDPLAVENFMERCRHVIMCHMFMGGTLVACRTLQKVLLNRFSVERSALSVVIYPLQHEDLTLVIRDIPLTLLDRITLFQSHVAQPPHLSPL